From the Butyrivibrio fibrisolvens genome, one window contains:
- a CDS encoding Na/Pi cotransporter family protein — translation MDIFSVLNMIGGLSLFLYGMSIMGDGLSKMAGGKLETILESLTKKRIFAVLLGAGVTAVIQSSSATTVMVVGFVNSGIMKLSQAVGIIMGANIGTTITSWMLSLTGIEGSTIWLKLLKPSSFSPVLAAIGIIFVMTSKEESKKKDAGGILLGFAILMFGMETMSGAVSGLADNPSFTKIMTAFSNPILGMIVGAVFTAIIQSSSASVGILQALCATGAVHYAVALPIIMGQNIGTCVTSIISSIGASKNAKRAAMIHLYFNLIGTTVFMIAFYTINIFVDFAFLQSSANAAGIALIHSLFNIGATISLFPISDGLVRLAEVTISGDSEKEATEDNSVYIDERFLESPAFAMELCRAKVREMAELAQKSIVLATEVLLDYDSDSVKEVIRLESIVDKYEDVLGSYLVKLSTKNISAVDSKSMSVILHSISDFERISDHALDIAQSAKEIHKKELSFSKSARREIAAINKAVRDICTLTVDSFCNDDNSKASHVEPLEEVIDTLTKRIKENHIKRLKKGKCSIEMGFILEDILTGLERVSDHCSNIALELITIYDNDYNTHGYYKNFSDEERASFYNEYEKLLKIYPLTKKEIKKLEKAE, via the coding sequence ATGGACATTTTTAGTGTATTAAATATGATTGGAGGCTTATCACTTTTTCTATACGGAATGAGTATTATGGGTGATGGCCTTTCTAAAATGGCTGGTGGTAAGCTTGAAACAATACTTGAATCGCTTACTAAAAAGCGGATTTTCGCAGTACTTCTTGGAGCGGGAGTTACTGCTGTCATACAATCTTCATCAGCTACTACTGTTATGGTGGTAGGTTTTGTAAATTCAGGAATTATGAAACTATCCCAAGCTGTAGGTATTATCATGGGTGCAAACATTGGCACCACAATCACATCGTGGATGTTATCTCTTACAGGGATAGAAGGAAGTACCATTTGGTTGAAGCTACTTAAACCTTCTTCCTTTTCACCGGTTCTTGCAGCTATTGGTATTATCTTTGTGATGACAAGTAAGGAAGAGTCCAAAAAGAAGGATGCAGGAGGAATATTACTTGGCTTTGCAATCTTGATGTTTGGTATGGAGACCATGAGTGGGGCAGTATCGGGACTTGCGGATAATCCTTCTTTTACCAAGATAATGACTGCATTTAGTAATCCGATCCTTGGAATGATAGTTGGCGCAGTTTTTACAGCGATCATCCAGAGTTCATCAGCTTCTGTAGGTATATTGCAGGCTCTATGCGCGACAGGTGCAGTTCATTACGCTGTGGCTCTGCCGATTATCATGGGACAGAACATTGGAACATGCGTTACATCGATTATCTCTTCCATTGGAGCAAGTAAAAATGCCAAAAGGGCAGCTATGATACATTTGTATTTCAATCTTATTGGAACAACAGTTTTTATGATAGCCTTCTATACAATAAATATATTTGTGGACTTTGCCTTTTTACAAAGCTCTGCTAATGCAGCAGGGATAGCCCTGATACACAGCCTTTTTAATATAGGTGCGACGATTTCCTTATTTCCAATTTCTGATGGCCTTGTCAGATTAGCAGAAGTTACGATATCCGGTGATAGTGAAAAAGAAGCCACTGAAGATAATAGTGTTTATATTGATGAGAGATTTCTTGAAAGCCCTGCTTTTGCCATGGAATTATGTAGGGCAAAAGTAAGAGAAATGGCAGAACTAGCTCAGAAATCAATTGTACTGGCGACAGAAGTTCTTTTGGATTATGATTCAGATAGTGTAAAAGAAGTTATCAGACTTGAATCAATAGTGGATAAGTATGAAGATGTGCTTGGATCATATCTTGTAAAGCTATCAACCAAAAATATATCAGCGGTAGATAGCAAGAGTATGTCGGTAATTTTACATAGCATAAGTGATTTTGAGAGAATTTCAGATCATGCCCTTGATATTGCACAATCGGCAAAAGAGATTCATAAAAAGGAACTATCTTTTTCCAAATCTGCAAGGCGCGAAATTGCGGCAATAAACAAGGCAGTGAGAGATATCTGCACTCTGACAGTAGATAGCTTTTGTAATGATGATAATAGTAAGGCTTCTCATGTTGAGCCGTTAGAGGAAGTGATAGATACTCTTACGAAGCGAATAAAAGAGAATCATATAAAAAGGCTCAAAAAGGGAAAATGTTCCATTGAGATGGGATTTATTCTTGAAGATATTTTGACAGGTTTGGAAAGAGTTTCTGATCATTGCTCAAATATTGCATTAGAGCTTATCACTATTTATGATAACGACTATAATACACATGGATATTATAAGAATTTTTCTGATGAAGAGAGAGCTTCTTTTTACAATGAATATGAGAAGTTACTAAAAATATATCCATTAACGAAGAAAGAAATAAAGAAATTAGAAAAGGCAGAGTAG
- a CDS encoding ATP-dependent helicase — MSIYDTLNVEQKKAVLQTEGPVLILAGAGSGKTRVLTHRVAYLIDECGVNPWNIMAITFTNKAAGEMRERVDKIVGFGSESIWVTTFHSTCVRILRRYADRLGYSNNFTIYDSDDSKSVLKNIVKQYNLETRDLKLRQIQNTISKCKDNLVTANSYTLSSGNDFQKQKIAKAYQEYQISLKKNNAMDFDDLIMNTVILFRENKDVLENYQERFKYIMVDEYQDTNNAQFELIRLLADRYKNLCVVGDDDQSIYRFRGANIRNILDFEKNYPDATVIKLEQNYRSTQNILDAANTVIKHNRSRKEKALWTDEGEGSKVRFCEFEQAPEEANFIADDISNKKRQGKLSYSETAVLYRTNAQSRLIEERFVMYGIPYNVVGGTNFYARREIKDLLAYLKTIDNGSDELAVRRIINIPKRGIGATTLNKIADYAGTHDMNFYDAIAHANEFITGKTVDKLHDFDLMIKAFRAKQKMMSLEELIHDVIDVTDFEEYLKSLEEDDENNGSQDNDRRQNVQELIGKVISYEEKADEPTLSGFLEDVALVADIDNVAEGDERVLLMTLHSAKGLEFEHVYLAGLEEGTFPSYMTINAEDSDPMAMEEERRLAYVGITRAKKELTISCAHRRMVRGSFESLAVSRFVDEIPERLLDRSGSSVMPSFLFEGGDTIEDDDDYDYDADAYMPSSRGNNTRRTFGNSSGYSGSSYTRADYADRSYGHKNFSSGSAYNSAANTSSRLGGFKSNANDRSSEKIDHVPGSSIYGPVGKPKATIGRKPAARTPVSKPFIAGAASSHKSAGKGSLNGISKGLQKPSSLDYKEGDRVSHIKYGEGVVKSIEDGARDYKVTVEFDDAGQKIMFAAFAKLKKL; from the coding sequence TTGAGTATTTACGATACACTTAACGTTGAACAAAAAAAAGCAGTACTTCAGACTGAAGGTCCTGTCCTGATATTGGCAGGTGCCGGATCAGGTAAGACAAGAGTACTGACACACAGAGTTGCTTACCTTATAGATGAATGCGGAGTCAATCCATGGAATATCATGGCTATTACTTTCACCAACAAGGCAGCAGGAGAGATGCGCGAGCGTGTTGACAAGATAGTAGGATTTGGTTCAGAGAGTATCTGGGTCACAACCTTCCATTCTACCTGTGTAAGGATCCTTAGAAGATATGCAGACAGACTTGGATATTCCAATAACTTCACGATCTATGACAGTGATGACTCTAAATCTGTGCTAAAAAATATAGTCAAGCAGTACAATCTTGAAACAAGAGACTTAAAGCTTAGACAGATTCAGAACACGATCTCGAAATGTAAGGACAATCTTGTAACAGCTAACTCATATACACTTTCAAGCGGTAATGATTTCCAGAAGCAGAAGATCGCAAAAGCTTATCAGGAGTACCAGATATCTCTGAAGAAGAATAATGCGATGGATTTCGATGATCTTATCATGAATACCGTAATTCTTTTTCGTGAGAATAAAGATGTACTTGAAAACTATCAGGAACGATTCAAGTATATTATGGTCGATGAGTATCAGGATACCAATAATGCCCAGTTTGAGCTTATAAGACTCCTTGCAGACAGATACAAGAATCTGTGCGTTGTAGGTGATGATGACCAGTCAATCTATCGTTTTAGAGGCGCCAACATCAGGAATATTCTTGATTTTGAAAAGAACTATCCGGATGCAACAGTAATAAAGCTCGAGCAGAACTACCGCTCTACTCAGAACATCCTTGATGCTGCCAATACTGTTATCAAACATAACAGAAGCAGAAAAGAAAAGGCGCTTTGGACTGATGAGGGTGAAGGCTCTAAAGTGAGATTCTGTGAGTTCGAACAGGCACCGGAAGAAGCCAATTTTATTGCTGATGACATCTCTAATAAAAAGAGACAGGGCAAGCTCTCCTACTCTGAGACTGCAGTTCTGTACAGAACAAATGCCCAGTCAAGACTTATAGAAGAGCGATTTGTAATGTATGGTATCCCTTACAATGTTGTAGGCGGTACCAACTTCTATGCAAGACGTGAGATCAAGGACCTTCTGGCATACCTTAAGACAATCGATAATGGAAGCGATGAACTTGCTGTTCGTCGTATCATAAATATTCCCAAGAGAGGAATAGGTGCTACAACTCTTAATAAGATTGCTGATTATGCAGGCACACATGATATGAATTTCTACGATGCCATCGCTCATGCAAACGAGTTCATCACAGGTAAGACTGTAGACAAGCTCCATGACTTTGATCTTATGATCAAGGCATTCAGGGCCAAGCAGAAGATGATGAGTCTTGAAGAACTCATACATGATGTAATAGATGTCACTGACTTCGAGGAATACCTTAAGAGCCTTGAAGAAGATGATGAGAACAATGGAAGCCAGGACAATGACAGAAGACAGAACGTTCAGGAACTTATAGGTAAAGTCATATCCTATGAGGAAAAAGCTGATGAGCCTACTTTGTCAGGATTCCTTGAAGACGTAGCTCTTGTAGCAGATATAGATAATGTTGCAGAAGGTGATGAGAGAGTCCTTCTTATGACACTTCACTCTGCAAAGGGACTTGAATTTGAGCACGTATACCTTGCCGGGCTTGAAGAGGGTACGTTCCCAAGTTATATGACTATCAATGCAGAGGATTCCGATCCTATGGCTATGGAAGAAGAAAGACGTCTTGCCTATGTCGGAATCACAAGAGCCAAAAAAGAGCTGACTATATCCTGTGCTCATAGACGTATGGTCAGGGGATCATTTGAATCTCTTGCTGTCAGCAGATTTGTAGATGAGATACCGGAGAGACTTCTGGACAGGTCAGGATCGAGCGTGATGCCTTCATTCCTCTTTGAAGGCGGCGATACAATAGAAGATGATGATGACTACGACTATGATGCTGATGCATATATGCCAAGTTCTAGAGGTAATAATACCCGCAGGACCTTTGGCAACTCCAGTGGATATTCGGGTTCATCATATACTAGAGCTGATTATGCAGACAGATCCTATGGTCACAAGAATTTCAGCTCAGGAAGTGCTTATAACAGCGCTGCCAATACCAGTTCAAGGCTTGGCGGATTCAAGAGTAATGCCAATGACAGATCTTCTGAGAAAATAGATCATGTTCCCGGCAGCAGTATATACGGCCCTGTAGGTAAGCCCAAGGCGACTATCGGCAGAAAGCCTGCGGCAAGAACACCTGTCTCCAAGCCCTTTATAGCAGGAGCTGCCTCATCTCATAAGAGCGCCGGCAAGGGAAGCCTTAACGGTATCTCTAAAGGCCTTCAGAAGCCTTCATCACTTGATTATAAAGAAGGCGACAGAGTAAGCCATATCAAGTACGGCGAAGGCGTTGTAAAAAGCATAGAAGATGGAGCTCGCGATTATAAGGTTACGGTTGAGTTTGATGATGCAGGGCAGAAGATAATGTTTGCAGCCTTTGCAAAATTAAAAAAGCTTTGA
- a CDS encoding response regulator transcription factor → MLPDENGNEIVRHLRRKTDTKKLPIIMVTAKTSELDLVKGIEDGADDYIKKPFSVMELISRVKALLRRTIADELKELCLDGLIVNNAKHEVSIDGKPVELTYKEYELLSLFITNRGIVLTREIIMDEVWGTDYEGETRTIDMHVKTLRRKLGDYGSRIKTIRNVGYVIE, encoded by the coding sequence ATGCTGCCTGATGAAAACGGTAATGAGATTGTAAGGCATCTGCGAAGAAAAACGGACACTAAGAAATTGCCAATTATAATGGTAACGGCTAAGACATCTGAGCTTGATCTGGTAAAGGGCATTGAGGATGGGGCAGATGACTATATCAAGAAGCCGTTTTCTGTCATGGAACTAATATCAAGAGTCAAAGCATTACTTAGAAGAACTATAGCTGATGAATTGAAAGAATTATGCCTTGATGGACTCATAGTCAATAATGCTAAACATGAGGTCTCAATTGATGGAAAGCCGGTAGAATTAACATACAAAGAGTATGAGCTATTGTCGCTATTTATTACTAATAGAGGGATTGTGCTGACCAGGGAAATAATAATGGATGAGGTCTGGGGAACCGATTACGAAGGTGAAACAAGAACAATTGATATGCATGTGAAAACTCTTCGCAGGAAGCTGGGAGATTATGGTTCCAGAATAAAAACCATTAGAAATGTGGGCTATGTGATCGAATGA
- a CDS encoding resolvase, translating to MKITTLDEALERIKELEKEVAELKAENEKLRKRNFGGRKKHDEAWMAAYNDFILKYESGMTLMEIVAEGDVSRRTAYRYLAYYKELQKIVGDSKSVQK from the coding sequence ATGAAGATTACAACTCTTGATGAAGCCCTTGAAAGAATAAAGGAATTAGAAAAAGAGGTTGCCGAGCTTAAAGCGGAAAATGAAAAGCTTCGAAAGCGTAACTTCGGTGGTCGAAAAAAACATGATGAAGCTTGGATGGCAGCATACAATGATTTCATATTGAAGTATGAGAGTGGCATGACTCTTATGGAGATTGTGGCAGAGGGGGATGTCAGCAGAAGAACAGCCTATCGTTATCTGGCATATTATAAAGAACTGCAGAAAATTGTAGGAGATTCAAAAAGTGTTCAGAAATGA
- a CDS encoding helix-turn-helix domain-containing protein: protein MDQIKIGKFIASCRKEQGMTQAVLAEKLGISDRAISKWETGKSMPDSGIMLELCELLKINVNELLSGERIMAEAYDKRAEENLLTMRREVEEKNRQMLKTEYWIAFPAVISGLVMVFVASFIEMPVWPRIALIVFALIMIFTVAFIAVGIEQKAGYYECQNCHHRYVPTYWQTNFAMHMGRRRYMKCPECGKRSWQRKVLTKEE, encoded by the coding sequence ATGGATCAAATCAAAATTGGAAAATTCATAGCATCCTGCAGAAAGGAACAGGGCATGACTCAGGCAGTCCTTGCCGAGAAGCTCGGAATCAGTGACCGGGCGATATCAAAATGGGAGACTGGAAAGTCTATGCCAGATTCCGGGATTATGTTGGAGCTGTGTGAACTTCTGAAAATTAACGTCAACGAACTCCTGTCGGGCGAAAGAATTATGGCAGAAGCATATGACAAACGGGCAGAAGAAAACCTGCTGACAATGAGGCGAGAGGTTGAGGAAAAGAACAGACAGATGCTTAAGACGGAATACTGGATCGCGTTTCCTGCCGTCATTTCCGGACTGGTCATGGTGTTTGTGGCTTCATTTATAGAGATGCCAGTCTGGCCGCGAATTGCACTTATCGTGTTTGCTCTCATAATGATTTTTACGGTCGCTTTTATCGCCGTGGGCATTGAGCAAAAGGCTGGATACTATGAATGCCAGAATTGCCACCACAGATATGTTCCTACATACTGGCAGACAAATTTTGCTATGCACATGGGACGGAGAAGGTATATGAAATGCCCGGAGTGTGGAAAAAGAAGCTGGCAGAGAAAAGTTCTTACAAAAGAAGAGTAA
- a CDS encoding sensor histidine kinase, translating to MKSKINKRLAGIAVLAVIATVVGITIIYYGLFQRQVRADLSVSAKLLRDTHYFESVNIDTDDIDLSTDIEELRVTWVAEDGTVLYDNDASAKLLTNHNDRPEIQEAFTDGVGEAVRKSDTMNQNTFYYAVLLDNGTVLRVATNAQSLWSVFMSVAPIIILIILIIITICILISHLLTRQLIRPIEVMVSNLENADYESPYKELDPLSEMLRSQHTDVLAAAKARQDFTANVSHELKTPLTAISGYAELLEGGMVSEDKQNHFYHEIRKNADRLLALINDIIKLSELDRVDHGIAFEQIDLYEVAKECVNELSVSAKLKDISIDIDGKESSIHGNRELIKELIENLVQNAIRYNNPGGKVMVTVNTIDNSTCLIVKDNGIGIPAADQQRVFERFYRVDKSRSKATGGTGLGLAIVKHIVEIHDAKLQLDSAPGVGTTISVLF from the coding sequence ATGAAAAGTAAAATAAATAAAAGACTAGCTGGAATTGCCGTTCTTGCGGTAATTGCCACAGTCGTAGGGATTACAATTATATATTATGGACTGTTTCAGAGACAGGTGAGGGCAGACTTATCTGTTAGTGCAAAGCTTTTAAGAGATACCCATTATTTTGAGTCGGTTAATATTGATACAGATGATATTGACCTGTCTACAGATATCGAAGAGCTTCGCGTTACATGGGTAGCAGAAGATGGAACGGTACTCTATGATAATGATGCTTCGGCCAAGCTTTTGACCAATCATAATGACAGACCCGAGATACAGGAAGCCTTTACTGATGGAGTTGGCGAGGCAGTTAGAAAGTCTGACACCATGAATCAGAATACCTTCTATTATGCAGTTTTGCTGGATAATGGAACGGTTCTTAGAGTTGCTACAAATGCGCAAAGTCTTTGGTCAGTATTTATGTCGGTGGCACCGATTATTATCCTTATCATTCTTATCATTATTACTATTTGTATATTAATTTCTCATTTACTAACAAGGCAGTTAATAAGACCAATTGAAGTAATGGTTTCAAATCTGGAGAATGCAGACTATGAATCACCTTACAAGGAACTTGATCCTCTATCTGAAATGCTAAGATCCCAGCATACAGATGTGCTTGCGGCTGCAAAAGCCAGACAGGATTTTACTGCAAATGTATCCCATGAGTTAAAGACGCCGCTTACAGCAATCTCCGGTTATGCAGAGCTGTTAGAAGGCGGGATGGTCTCAGAAGATAAGCAGAATCATTTTTATCATGAAATACGTAAAAATGCGGACAGACTCTTAGCACTTATCAACGATATCATCAAACTTTCAGAATTAGATAGGGTGGACCATGGGATAGCATTCGAGCAAATTGATCTGTATGAGGTGGCAAAAGAGTGCGTTAATGAATTATCAGTAAGTGCCAAGCTTAAAGATATTAGTATAGACATTGATGGTAAAGAAAGTTCTATACATGGCAACAGAGAACTGATAAAGGAACTTATTGAGAACCTGGTTCAAAATGCTATTAGATATAATAATCCTGGTGGAAAAGTGATGGTAACAGTTAATACTATAGATAATTCCACATGCCTTATAGTAAAAGATAATGGAATAGGAATTCCAGCAGCAGATCAGCAGAGAGTTTTTGAAAGATTCTATAGAGTTGATAAAAGCAGATCAAAAGCCACAGGCGGCACAGGCCTTGGACTTGCGATTGTAAAGCATATTGTTGAAATTCATGATGCTAAACTCCAGCTCGATAGCGCTCCGGGGGTAGGTACGACTATATCAGTTTTGTTTTAG
- a CDS encoding ORF6N domain-containing protein — protein sequence MYDKKKEVVGNTEIVPVEITEELLKEKLYEVRGVKVMLDSDLAEIYGYETKNFNRQVKNNAKKFEGDEFMFRLTKTEFDEILRCKNFTSSWGGSRYTPYAFTEQGVYMLMTVLRGDLAIKQSRDLVRTFKKMKDYILGNQNLIGQREVMQLSIQTMENTTEISNLRMNLGSVEKQMSDVMEQLEDVVTKSELADMMNGFVNNEDNGWLMFNTKYCSADVAYSSIYSQAKKSVYLVDNYIGLRTLVLLKNTPGGTEIKIFSDNIGSGKLHNVEYTDFCKEYPNINLTMQHTGGIYHDRFIVLDYGTKDERVFLCGASSKDAGGRITSIVEDFGIDKYKPMIKQLLQNSALQLT from the coding sequence ATGTACGATAAGAAGAAGGAAGTGGTCGGAAATACTGAAATAGTTCCAGTAGAAATCACAGAAGAACTCTTGAAAGAAAAACTATATGAAGTACGTGGTGTAAAGGTGATGCTTGATTCAGATTTGGCAGAAATATATGGATATGAAACCAAGAACTTTAACCGCCAGGTGAAGAATAATGCTAAAAAATTTGAGGGTGACGAGTTTATGTTTCGCCTTACAAAAACAGAATTTGATGAAATTTTGAGGTGCAAAAACTTCACCTCAAGTTGGGGCGGTTCGCGCTATACCCCTTATGCATTTACAGAGCAGGGCGTATATATGCTGATGACTGTTTTAAGAGGTGACCTTGCAATTAAGCAAAGTAGAGACCTAGTACGAACCTTCAAAAAAATGAAGGATTATATTTTAGGCAATCAGAATCTGATTGGACAGCGTGAGGTTATGCAGCTTTCAATACAGACCATGGAGAATACAACCGAGATTTCTAATCTTCGCATGAATCTTGGCTCCGTTGAAAAACAAATGTCAGATGTAATGGAACAGCTTGAGGATGTAGTTACTAAGTCAGAATTGGCGGATATGATGAATGGCTTTGTCAATAACGAGGACAATGGCTGGCTTATGTTTAATACCAAGTATTGCAGTGCAGATGTGGCTTATTCATCTATTTATAGCCAAGCAAAGAAATCTGTTTATCTGGTTGACAACTATATAGGTCTTAGGACGTTGGTGTTACTTAAAAATACACCAGGTGGAACTGAAATTAAAATATTCAGTGATAATATTGGAAGCGGTAAACTTCATAACGTTGAGTATACTGATTTTTGTAAAGAATACCCTAATATAAATCTTACTATGCAGCATACAGGTGGAATATATCATGACAGATTTATCGTTCTTGATTATGGAACCAAGGACGAACGCGTATTTTTATGTGGAGCGTCGTCAAAAGATGCAGGTGGTCGTATTACAAGTATTGTAGAGGATTTTGGAATAGATAAGTATAAACCTATGATAAAGCAGTTGTTGCAAAATAGTGCATTACAACTGACCTAA
- the rlmD gene encoding 23S rRNA (uracil(1939)-C(5))-methyltransferase RlmD: MRKRQIIEGTVIRRDFPNKGIVSDLIKVSADDAVENEKMEGNCVIKNTLPGQRVRGIVTKSGKNRLEARLLEVLEEAPDAIESPCPHFGICGSCHYLSMTYEQELALKEEQVKKLLSDAFKRQETEPVWDGIKKSPIRFEYRNKMEFSFGDEVKDGPLSLGMHKRGSMHDIVTVKGCQIIDADYRKILTCVLDYFADKYAPLSNEPVTFYHTMQKKGYLRHLLVRKARKTGQILVDLITTTQEEHDLNPLKDALLSLDLDGEIVGFLHTKNDSLSDAVVDQGTDIIYGQDHFTEELLGLKFDITPFSFFQTNSLSAEVLYDTVRDYVREGMKEQGRDKAHILYDLYCGTGTISQLMSPVADKVIGVEIIEEAVEAAKINAKRNNVDNCEFIAGDVLKVLDEIEEKPDYIILDPPRDGIHPKALRKIIDYGVDRMVYVSCKPTSLQRDLVELQAAGYRIERACAVNQFPCTVHVETVVLLTRVN, encoded by the coding sequence ATGAGAAAAAGGCAGATAATAGAAGGAACAGTTATAAGACGCGACTTCCCTAACAAGGGAATTGTCAGTGATCTTATAAAAGTATCAGCTGATGATGCAGTTGAAAATGAGAAGATGGAGGGTAACTGTGTTATCAAAAATACCCTTCCCGGGCAGCGCGTTCGAGGCATTGTAACTAAGAGCGGCAAGAACAGACTTGAAGCAAGGCTCTTAGAAGTATTAGAAGAAGCTCCTGATGCTATCGAAAGTCCATGTCCGCATTTTGGCATATGCGGAAGCTGCCATTATCTGTCTATGACTTACGAGCAGGAACTTGCCCTTAAAGAAGAGCAGGTCAAAAAGCTATTATCCGATGCCTTCAAAAGACAGGAGACAGAGCCTGTATGGGATGGCATCAAGAAGAGCCCTATACGATTTGAATACAGAAACAAGATGGAATTTTCCTTCGGTGATGAAGTCAAGGACGGCCCACTTTCTCTTGGTATGCACAAAAGAGGAAGTATGCATGATATAGTGACTGTTAAGGGATGCCAGATCATTGATGCTGATTACAGGAAGATACTGACATGTGTACTTGACTACTTTGCTGACAAGTACGCACCACTTTCAAATGAACCCGTTACTTTTTATCATACAATGCAGAAGAAAGGATACCTCCGTCACCTTCTGGTACGTAAGGCAAGAAAGACAGGCCAGATTCTTGTAGACCTTATAACTACCACTCAGGAAGAGCATGACCTTAATCCTCTTAAAGATGCACTTCTTTCACTTGATCTTGATGGTGAGATAGTGGGCTTTCTTCATACTAAGAACGACAGCCTTTCAGATGCAGTAGTAGACCAGGGCACAGATATTATCTATGGTCAGGACCACTTTACAGAAGAGCTTCTGGGCCTTAAATTCGATATAACTCCATTCTCCTTCTTTCAGACCAATTCGCTGTCTGCAGAGGTACTCTATGATACAGTAAGAGATTATGTCAGAGAAGGAATGAAAGAACAGGGCAGAGACAAGGCACATATCCTGTATGATCTCTACTGCGGAACAGGTACTATATCTCAGCTTATGTCTCCTGTTGCCGATAAAGTCATAGGCGTAGAGATAATCGAAGAGGCCGTTGAAGCTGCCAAGATTAATGCAAAGCGCAATAACGTTGATAACTGCGAGTTCATAGCAGGTGACGTACTCAAAGTATTAGATGAGATTGAAGAAAAGCCTGACTACATAATACTCGATCCTCCCCGCGATGGAATACATCCTAAGGCTCTAAGGAAGATCATAGACTACGGCGTAGACCGTATGGTATACGTATCCTGTAAGCCTACAAGCCTTCAAAGAGACCTTGTAGAGCTTCAGGCAGCAGGCTATCGCATAGAGCGAGCCTGCGCAGTAAATCAGTTTCCTTGCACTGTGCATGTGGAGACTGTAGTGTTGCTCACAAGAGTGAACTAA